The Nitrospiraceae bacterium genome window below encodes:
- a CDS encoding sugar transferase has product MKAILLAGWHSRHCFPIQHSMPCLPFLNRPLITYQLDVLCRNGISEVAIAIAAQEVDSVKAILASEESSSDLRIHYVVDTVPRGPAGCIKQCEEFVGKESFCVVNGNLYLNSIDLKGFLRSHLAVGGIATLGVLGREVPEPKPLENVLSNEEGLIRGFEILHPSRDRRKQHRFAGIYAFRPEIFEHIAARGYVDIKEQLLPALAGKGLAVNLRPIRGFHSEINGLSEYLKVHQIVLHQSLFDESRFIPLGDRVWCDKDAQVSPSAHVIGPVVLGRNCVIADDAYVIGPAVIGDGVRVSEGSLVRESILGQSVVVARASKIEYSVVGDGYRTEEHGRTRDCVVTCDQPASKLTIADNAHPWPRRRRVLPATVTCNYRKSCKRSFDVVVSALILLAVSPLLLLIALAIKLDSCGPVFFRQRRSGLGGREFDMIKFRTMRMDAEARQAELWAQKSVDGPMFKMARDPRVTRVGGFLRSSSLDELPQLINVLRSEMSLVGPRPLAMGEMRFSPSWRDARLSVKPGITGLWQVNGRSEAAFHDWIRYDMHYVRNFSLRLDVKVLAKTVLVVARRIGAH; this is encoded by the coding sequence ATGAAGGCGATCTTGCTGGCTGGTTGGCATAGTCGACACTGCTTTCCCATTCAGCATTCGATGCCCTGTCTCCCGTTCTTGAACCGCCCGCTCATCACGTATCAACTCGATGTGCTGTGCCGGAACGGTATCTCTGAAGTAGCGATTGCGATCGCGGCTCAGGAGGTCGATTCCGTGAAGGCGATTCTCGCGTCCGAGGAATCGAGCTCGGACCTCCGTATTCATTACGTGGTGGATACCGTTCCTCGCGGTCCCGCCGGGTGCATCAAACAGTGTGAAGAGTTCGTCGGGAAAGAGTCGTTTTGCGTCGTGAACGGGAATCTCTACCTGAATTCGATTGATCTGAAGGGTTTTCTGCGCAGTCATCTTGCCGTCGGGGGGATCGCCACGTTGGGGGTCCTTGGTCGCGAAGTTCCGGAGCCTAAACCGCTGGAGAATGTGCTCTCTAACGAGGAAGGGCTGATCAGGGGATTCGAAATCTTGCACCCCTCTCGTGATCGCCGAAAACAGCACCGGTTTGCGGGGATTTACGCCTTTCGGCCTGAAATTTTCGAACACATTGCGGCGCGAGGTTACGTCGATATCAAGGAACAACTGTTGCCGGCTCTCGCCGGCAAAGGCTTGGCGGTCAATCTCCGGCCGATCCGCGGCTTTCATTCCGAGATCAATGGACTGAGCGAATACCTCAAAGTGCATCAGATCGTTCTGCATCAGTCTCTCTTCGACGAGAGCCGCTTCATCCCACTCGGAGATCGCGTGTGGTGCGACAAGGATGCTCAGGTGTCACCCAGTGCGCACGTCATCGGACCGGTCGTGCTTGGCCGAAATTGTGTGATCGCCGATGACGCGTATGTGATTGGGCCGGCCGTGATCGGGGACGGAGTGCGGGTGTCGGAGGGGAGTTTGGTCCGGGAAAGTATTCTCGGACAGTCCGTGGTGGTCGCGAGAGCGTCCAAAATCGAGTACTCGGTCGTGGGTGATGGCTATCGAACCGAGGAGCACGGAAGGACTCGCGACTGCGTCGTGACCTGCGATCAACCGGCCTCCAAGTTGACGATTGCCGACAATGCGCATCCCTGGCCCCGGCGACGACGTGTGTTGCCCGCGACGGTGACCTGTAACTACCGGAAGAGTTGCAAACGCAGTTTTGACGTCGTTGTGTCGGCACTGATTTTGTTGGCCGTCTCGCCCCTCCTGTTGTTGATTGCCCTGGCCATCAAACTGGATTCGTGCGGTCCCGTCTTTTTCCGCCAGCGCCGCTCTGGGCTGGGGGGACGGGAATTCGACATGATCAAGTTTCGAACAATGCGGATGGATGCCGAAGCGCGGCAGGCCGAACTCTGGGCGCAGAAGAGCGTGGATGGGCCGATGTTCAAGATGGCTCGAGACCCTCGGGTCACCCGCGTCGGCGGATTTTTACGATCCTCGAGCCTGGACGAATTGCCTCAGTTGATCAACGTGCTGCGCTCCGAAATGAGCCTGGTGGGGCCGCGCCCCCTTGCCATGGGAGAGATGCGATTCTCCCCCAGTTGGCGCGATGCGCGTCTGAGCGTCAAGCCGGGCATTACCGGGCTGTGGCAGGTGAACGGCCGGAGCGAGGCGGCCTTTCACGACTGGATTCGTTACGACATGCATTACGTCCGCAACTTTTCCCTGCGGCTGGATGTGAAGGTGTTGGCTAAAACCGTGCTGGTAGTCGCGCGCCGGATCGGCGCGCACTGA
- a CDS encoding long-chain-fatty-acid--CoA ligase: MQEKPSVLDRVEISRTATTLAGILPESAAAYPETPCIVTKDSQYTYRELNQASNAFANGLLAGGLKPGDKVALLIGNRVEFVVCFFGVLKTGAVCVPVNVKYKAEELRYVVDHSDAAVLVLGEEFRDVLAPVKQELLGLERVIWVESMPPRPGMRTDFDHGEDSRYGQLLGRHPRTEPGVVVRAEDEALMFYTSGTTGKPKGAVCTHRNCLAAIDGWIEALRIDSESRSLMVTPFFHNAFNAFVVTLFRAGGSSVLVESFQMKSLVAAIAACRPTLMFATPSIYITLLEGADPSDLNSLTTLVYGAAPMPVEVIKRLSQVCPGAALYNAYAQSETCPAISFLEPHYALSKAGSVGKAVRGVEIAILDEDHRPLRPMTVGEICCRGAHVMKGYHRDPEKTVLKIVNGWLHTGDMGYLDDEGFLFLVSRKDDLIITGGENLYPQEVEEVLYAHPDIQDAAVVGVPHPVRGQVVAAFVVPKAGAPMEFVKIRRFCSERLASFKVPRHVQAVDSLPRNPSGKIVRAELLRRFEETQRSSVADA; this comes from the coding sequence ATGCAGGAGAAGCCGAGCGTGCTCGACCGGGTTGAGATCTCACGTACCGCAACGACGTTGGCGGGGATCTTGCCTGAAAGCGCCGCTGCCTATCCCGAAACCCCCTGCATCGTGACGAAAGATTCCCAGTATACCTACCGGGAACTCAATCAAGCCTCGAATGCGTTCGCCAACGGTCTTTTGGCGGGCGGGCTAAAGCCCGGCGACAAAGTTGCGCTGCTCATCGGCAACCGGGTCGAGTTTGTTGTGTGTTTTTTCGGCGTCCTGAAGACCGGCGCGGTCTGTGTCCCGGTTAACGTGAAATACAAGGCGGAGGAGTTGCGCTACGTCGTCGACCATTCGGATGCCGCGGTGTTGGTTCTCGGTGAGGAGTTTCGGGACGTGCTTGCGCCTGTCAAGCAGGAGCTTCTCGGCCTCGAACGGGTGATATGGGTCGAGTCCATGCCGCCGAGGCCTGGAATGCGGACGGACTTCGACCACGGGGAGGACTCGCGATACGGACAGTTGCTGGGGCGTCATCCGCGTACGGAACCCGGAGTGGTGGTGCGGGCGGAAGACGAGGCCCTGATGTTTTATACATCGGGGACAACGGGAAAACCGAAAGGCGCCGTCTGTACGCACCGGAATTGCCTTGCCGCGATCGACGGATGGATCGAGGCGCTGCGGATCGATTCCGAAAGTCGCTCCTTGATGGTCACACCGTTTTTCCACAATGCCTTCAATGCATTCGTGGTCACTCTGTTTCGGGCGGGGGGCAGCTCGGTCCTGGTGGAGTCGTTTCAAATGAAATCTCTGGTGGCCGCCATCGCCGCATGCCGGCCCACCCTGATGTTCGCCACTCCGTCCATCTATATCACCCTGCTCGAGGGGGCTGATCCATCCGATTTGAACTCGTTGACCACCTTGGTCTACGGCGCCGCGCCGATGCCGGTGGAGGTGATCAAGCGTTTGAGCCAGGTCTGCCCAGGCGCCGCTCTCTATAACGCATACGCACAGTCGGAAACCTGCCCCGCAATCAGCTTTTTGGAACCACACTATGCGCTCAGTAAAGCCGGGTCGGTTGGGAAGGCTGTCCGTGGCGTAGAGATCGCCATTCTTGACGAGGACCACCGTCCGCTTCGGCCGATGACCGTGGGCGAGATCTGCTGCCGAGGAGCGCATGTCATGAAGGGGTACCATCGCGATCCGGAAAAGACGGTACTGAAGATCGTGAATGGATGGCTCCATACCGGAGACATGGGGTATCTCGACGACGAAGGTTTTCTTTTCCTCGTGAGCCGGAAAGACGACCTCATCATCACGGGCGGGGAGAATTTGTATCCACAGGAAGTGGAAGAGGTGCTGTACGCGCATCCGGATATTCAGGACGCTGCAGTCGTCGGTGTGCCGCATCCGGTGCGCGGCCAAGTGGTGGCTGCGTTCGTCGTGCCCAAAGCGGGAGCGCCCATGGAATTCGTGAAAATTCGCCGGTTTTGTTCGGAGCGGTTGGCCAGCTTCAAGGTCCCCAGGCATGTGCAGGCGGTCGACTCGTTGCCCCGGAATCCAAGCGGCAAGATTGTGCGGGCCGAATTGTTGCGCCGGTTCGAAGAAACGCAGCGGTCGTCGGTCGCGGATGCGTAA